A window of Garra rufa chromosome 6, GarRuf1.0, whole genome shotgun sequence genomic DNA:
gctaataaatcggaagtctcacccatagtcTCATTCCTTGTTAAAGAAAAAAGGTAGATATGGATTTGCTCTTCCATCTGACAAAATAAAGGGCCAGATAGCTAGATGTCACCAACAGAAATGATACAAAATGGCAGCAGTAACCAACAACTTACTTCTAAAATACAGCAGTTACAAAACTACTAGCCAGCATTACACACAGCCAATCACTCCTGCCAATAAACAATAATTAACCACCGAATGATGATACGTAAGAATCACAAACTGTTGACTTATTCTTTAACTTACACTGCTTAGCATTAAATCCTACTGGGATGTTTGCAGAAATTGCCCAATAAAAACCAACTTCACGTCTatctaaaaaaatgaataaataaataaataaataaataaaaaattccacCAGCCACCACTGATAAATACTTCAATCTGAAACCTTTAGATCCTCCAGTGAATCCTGTGATCTCCATCAGTCCATCTGGTGAAATAAACATCTTTAATCTCaaatagttttttattgtttataatatttatgtattttctgtGTTAGATGCACCAAAGAACGTCTCAGTGTCCATCAGTCCATCTGGTGAAAtagtggagggagattcagtgactctgatctgcagcagtgattcaaacccacctgcaGAAATCAGCTGGTTTAAAGGAAGAACGTTTGTAGGATCTGGAAGAATCTACAGCATCTCAAACatcagctctgatcacagtggaGAATACAAGTGCAAGTCCAGAAATAAACATCGAGAGAAATACTCTGATGCTGTGACTTTAAATGTCATGTGTGAGTTTATCATAAAACAaaacattctaaatctgttttaTTACTTCACTTCACATTAGCAATTTTAAAATCATGTCAGCATCTTAATTTATTTGGTGATTGTTATTAGACCCTCCCAGGAACATCTCAGTGTCCATCAGTCCATCTGGTGAAAtagtggagggagattcagtgactctgaactgcagcagtgattcaaacccacctgcaAATATCAGCTGGTTTAAAGGAGGAACGTTCGTAGGATCTGGAAGAATCTACAGCATCTCAAACatcagctctgatcacagtggaGAATACAAGTGCAAGTCCAGAAATAAACATGGAAAGAAATACTCTGCTGTGACTTTAAATGTCATGTGTGGGTTTATCATAAAACAaaacattctaaatctgttttaTTACTTCACTTCACATTAGCAATTTTAAAATCATGTCAGCATCTTAATTTATTTGGTGATTGTTATTAGACCCTCCCAGGAACATCTCAGTGTCCATCAGTCCATCTGGTGAAAtagtggagggagattcagtgactctgagctgcagcagtgattcaaacccacctgcaGAAATCAGCTGGTTTAAAGGAGGAACATTTGTAGGATCTAGAAGAATCTACAGCATCTCAAACatcagctctgatcacagtggaGAATACAAGTGCAAGTCCATCAATAAACATGGAGAGATATACTCTGATACTGTGACACTAAACATCATGTGTGAGTTAATGATTCAGTAAATGTGATATTTATTCCTCTGTCAAATATCAAATCTATTGTGTTTGTTAATTATAcccatgttttgtttgtttgtttgttttttagatcTCCCCAGGAATGTCTCAGTGTTCATAAATGGATCTGCTGAAATAGTGGAAggtgattcagtgactctgatctgcagcagtgattcaaacccacctgtGAAGCTTTTATTAACACACTCCTGTATCTTCACATCATTCATCAGTTTGATAATTATGATGATCTTCCTCTTTCAGTTcatcatgcactgtaaaaaacaatctatagaatctactcaataaaatggggtaaactgatgtaacaatttgcaaagtttgtttgggtagattctatcctatatatctgagtaaacaatacctgaattgatcagctaagacaaactaaaaaaagtaggtaaagtctacacagcaaaaagcccagtattaaatgaactctcccaatagtttgagtccatactcaagagtattaaaatgaacactgaagcagtgttagagttattgaggtaattaagtgattcattgagtggtgattgaccattattaaagacctgatgttaaaaagcagaatcaccaaaaggagaaaatctaattttgtaagtcaccgttatagtggtcagtgttggCATTAGTTTAGCTCTTTACCATTATCTTCTTAACATTAGGTTTTGATTGGGTGCTCTAATTGAGTTATAACGGTCATACAAACCAGGAGAAATTAGATTATGAGAtgttgaacatgctttgacaaagtcataatgtagtgacctgaataacagagttatattttatttattaattacgcTGGATTAATCAGAGAGGTGTTTTTGaagcttattttgacaaaaatatgcACGCACTTTAGAAATAGACACAGACATCaacaatcagcatgagaatcacaacaatggtgaccatcaaaaacgtatgttgtagccaatcaaaactcatctttgtctcccatcatgcattgcggcatgaataaattatgagctgatgatttccgtgatgtttagagttgatctgttactgaatatgctgtttgtcaccattgttgagattcatatgctgatttctgatgtctgtgtgtgcctaagagagcaactttaaaaaaaatttgatcagaggagcttgtaaaaagaccaatcaaaaaaaaaaaaaaaaaaagggtttatTATATTTGCTACTGGGAGTCCTCAAAGCAGTTGTAATATATAAAGGATATAGAACTGAAAGACTGCACTCTAAAGATTGCAGTGGttcaaattaagcttattttaaactagaattatcaccactgcatgacttttgctctttagcttgtctggctggtttaactaaacagctaaacaaaacttaatgctaaagagctacaggtcaagagcccaactaatgctaacactgaccactataatggtgacataaaaattttggtgtcttcaataattttcaatcaccactcaatgaatcacttaattacctgattagctttgacactgcttcagtgtggattttaacactctgagtatggactcaaataaactcccgggagagttcatttaatactgcgctttttgctgtgtagactttacctactttttttttttttttttcttagctgataaattcaggtattctttactcagatatgtaggatagaatctacccaaacaaactgagtgcaaattgttacaccagtttaccccattttattgagtagattctataggttgttttttacagtgtggtgcTGGTATGAATGTGATTGTGATCACAGCGGCATCCGGAGGAGGATTattcatcattatcatcatcatcctcatcatcatcatcctgttTAAAATGTGAGTTCATTAAAAAACTGCTGTGATTATATAACATATATGTTTATTAATCTTTAAGAAGCATTCATATTTTCTCTCTACACGTTTGTTGAAATGCTGTTAATGTCTGTGATTATAACAGGAGGAAACGGAGGAATGTTAAAACAGAAGATCTCACAATGAAACCAGTAAATCATCCAAACACAACACAACTTTATGAAAGCAGAAAATCAAAGAATCAGCAATTATCTCATCTTCTGATCTGATGTTGGACTTGGTCTGACAAGTTTGAGACCTGCTTCTGTATAAAATCTGTACCTCGCTTCATTTGTCTTAATTATGTATTGTCTTGTCTTTTAGAATGATCTCCATTCTGACGTGTCACCAAGAGTTTCAGTTCATGACGAGGAGCCTCTTTCTGAAGATGATGCAGTCAATGATGCTCTGTATGCCAGTGTGAAACCCAGCAGATCCAGAGGAAAAACTCCTGAATCCACAGATACTGAGGAGATCCAGTACGCAACTGTTCAATATCAGCGAAAGAAAGAGGAGACGGGAAGAAAGAGGAGACCGGAAGACAATGAATGTCAGTATGACGATATAAGAGTTTATCAGACTGATGCTGCTGtgaggtaagaaaaaaaaaaaaacgacttaaCCAGCCATAACTTCAATAGATCATCAAATATGAGCTGTGACATAATTgtcctttttttgttgttgtttttaggcCATCAAAGCCTGTCCTTCGTTCAGTTGTTTAATGAGCAACTGTTGGATAATTGTACAGCTGAGGAATAATTTACTCATCTATTCGAACCACAACCGCTGTAAACATGTTTAGAAAATCACATTAGAATTAATTTGTTTTCTTTGACCCTTAGTGAGAGAATTACTTTAATTGTATCCTGGACTGATGTCACATCTTTCTATTTCTAATGTATTGTGTGTGTTTGAAACatagtttgattttatttttaggtttgtCTGAGTTTAATCTGTTTATAGTGTATAGTTTGTTGTTTTCAGTATTTCTGAAGCTGAAAGTAAGCTTAGAAACTAGAAATATGCTTCACAGAGAGAAATAAGACCTGAACAATGTTATTGACCTTATAAATCACATCCTCATGAAGTTAAGTCAAATATTATCTGAAAATAACCGAActgtaactttttttaaacaatattgcTTTTAttagtttgtaaaaaaaatatgttttgacaaGCTAACAACAGTGAGCTTGCATTAAGTATTTTATTGTATGTATTATtctattttatacaacagtttgttctggttctcaaatctgattggttgagaaccatgagatattctactggtatcgctacaggaacgccctttcacaatttttCTGAGTGTCATGCCGGACGTCCAAAtcccgtatcattttataaatattacaaatattatttttgtgtcatggaatgtagttttaagaggttttcaggcgNNNNNNNNNNNNNNNNNNNNNNNNNNNNNNNNNNNNNNNNNNNNNNNNNNNNNNNNNNNNNNNNNNNNNNNNNNNNNNNNNNNNNNNNNNNNNNNNNNNNNNNNNNNNNNNNNNNNNNNNNNNNNNNNNNNNNNNNNNNNNNNNNNNNNNNNNNNNNNNNNNNNNNNNNNNNNNNNNNNNNNNNNNNNNNNNNNNNNNNNNNNNNNNNNNNNNNNNNNNNNNNNNNNNNNNNNNNNNNNNNNNNNNNNNNNNNNNNNNNNNNNNNNNNNNNNNNNNNNNNNNNNNNNNNNNNNNNNNNNNNNNNNNNNNNNNNNNNNNNNNNNNNNNNNNNNNNNNNNNNNNNNNNNNNNNNNNNNNNNNNNNNNNNNNNNNNNNNNNNNNNNNNNNNNNNNNNNNNNNNNNNNNNNNNNNNNNNNNNNNNNNNNNNNNNNNNNNNNNNNNNNNNNNNNNNNNNNNNNNNNNNNNNNNNNNNNNNNNNNNNNNNNNNNNNNNNNNNNNNNTtctttgtcaagattgtaaaaagttgtgattctaaatgactgtaatgcattttgtaatatgacactgctaagggggaggagaccgccaaacgatttggtaacactttacgatacgtgtgcacaaataggcattaattcatgtttaattaatgcacagataatcacgagttaatgtataattaatgaagaactaaacaatttattaatgattactacatcagcatCTATAttattcatagattaagtaatcaataaattgttattagttaattgtGCCATAATGTATAAATTCcataataacttattttattaactaatagtgtaaattcatgtgttagttaccacagtggtcaaagctatgtacttcaacttccagttgtctgctttaattactcattagctaatgatttgcaaagatatcattatgttatgactttacttactgAGGCACAgaactattaactaattgttaagtaatatagttatagctaatgattaattaaagcagacaactgcaaGTTGAAATACATGGCTTGAACCCATTTtggtaattaatacattaatttacaCTATTAATTTACACTGTTAATAAAAGgggttattagggaattaatacattatgacacatttaactaataacaatttattgattacttaatctatgaatcatatagaatgttcatcagttgctgatgtagtaatcattaataaattgtttagttcttcattaattatacattaactcgtgattatctgtgcattaattaaacatgaattaatgcacgtgtgcacacgtattgtaaagtgttaccaacgaTTTTAAAGTACAATTTCCTTGGTAAGGCAATATCGAtgattcttgagcttctaagctttcaaatgatatataattcatgttggttactaaaaaaaaattatagagaaaaaggacaacaGACAAAAGAGTgccaagcgtcccacaggtgggacggtgacagttaaggggttatgAAAGCAGAAAATCAAAGAATCAGCAATTATCTCATCTTCTGATCTGATGTTGGACTTGGTCTGACAAGTTTGAGACCTGCTTCTGTATAAAATCTGTACCTCGCTTCATTTGTCTTAATTATGTATTGTCTTGTCTTTTAGAATGATCTCCATTCTGACGTGTCACCAAGAGTTTCAGTTCATGACGAGGAGCCTCTTTCTGAAGATGATGCAGTCAATGATGCTCTGTATGCCAGTGTGAAACCCAGCAGATCCAGAGGAAAAACTCCTGAATCCACAGATACTGAGGAGATCCAGTACGCAACTGTTCAATATCAGCGAAAGAAAGAGGAGACGGGAAGAAAGAGGAGACCGGAAGACAATGAATGTCAGTATGACGATATAAGAGTTTATCAGACTGATGCTGCTGtgaggtaagaaaaaaaaaaaaacgacttaaCCA
This region includes:
- the LOC141336765 gene encoding Schwann cell myelin protein-like; the protein is MLMSVRMAARLPLIFLLMIHGVSSADWGVSYSPTHICALKDSSVIMSCTYTYPTEHQIKKVFWTETSDKKEPDEYPDLSKDPEYSQRLQYLGDKQRNCTIRLSHVTQKDEHMYYFRFTTDVTKERWLGKQGVNLTVTDLQVESPERVTEGDSVRLTCKSSCTLTDRATFIWYRNSQPLTERRDTNNQLLLQSVRREDAGRYSCALHGHTYISPDVHLNVMYAPKNVSVSISPSGEIVEGDSVTLICSSDSNPPAEISWFKGRTFVGSGRIYSISNISSDHSGEYKCKSRNKHREKYSDAVTLNVMYPPRNISVSISPSGEIVEGDSVTLSCSSDSNPPAEISWFKGGTFVGSRRIYSISNISSDHSGEYKCKSINKHGEIYSDTVTLNIMYLPRNVSVFINGSAEIVEAASGGGLFIIIIIILIIIILFKMRKRRNVKTEDLTMKPNDLHSDVSPRVSVHDEEPLSEDDAVNDALYASVKPSRSRGKTPESTDTEEIQYATVQYQRKKEETGRKRRPEDNECQYDDIRVYQTDAAVRPSKPVLRSNDLHSDVSPRVSVHDEEPLSEDDAVNDALYASVKPSRSRGKTPESTDTEEIQYATVQYQRKKEETGRKRRPEDNECQYDDIRVYQTDAAVRPSKPVLRSVV